The proteins below come from a single Serratia fonticola genomic window:
- a CDS encoding fatty acid desaturase family protein has product MADSLPPLSFPADGEQAFHRELKRRAHAYLSGRDDHRFADVARWVKAIVLLLLCVGFYLLSLVQQQGLAFMLCYFAFVMMGMLLNVNVNHDASHNAFARTPWVNRLAGRLVTIPLGVDPDYWRTRHVSYHHVYANVEHYDLDTEENGFFRQTPFQQWRAHMRYQHLYWPLIAALSLPYIALVFDWSDRLGKTPLAAEGVLAGRKGWAVFIASKLCHILVVLVIPLVVCQQHGIGWQTVLIAYLLSQMLASLLVVFLLLGTHWAQAEFYEVPEGSQMPQGWYRHNFATACDWETSPKWMHHLTGGLNYHLTHHLFPGWNHRHYPALAAILAELAPRYGMDYRCIGYRELLQQQQRFLRAMGQQPL; this is encoded by the coding sequence ATGGCTGACTCGTTGCCGCCACTCTCTTTCCCTGCGGATGGGGAGCAGGCGTTTCATCGTGAATTGAAACGTCGAGCCCATGCTTATCTGAGTGGTCGCGACGATCACCGCTTTGCCGATGTAGCCCGCTGGGTCAAGGCTATCGTCCTGCTGTTGCTGTGCGTGGGGTTCTACCTGCTCAGCCTGGTGCAGCAGCAGGGGCTGGCGTTTATGCTGTGCTATTTCGCTTTTGTCATGATGGGCATGTTGCTGAACGTCAACGTCAATCATGACGCTTCGCATAATGCGTTCGCCCGCACTCCTTGGGTGAATCGCCTGGCGGGGCGTTTGGTGACGATCCCATTGGGGGTCGATCCGGATTACTGGCGGACGCGGCACGTCAGCTATCACCATGTGTATGCCAACGTTGAACATTACGATCTGGATACCGAAGAGAACGGCTTTTTCCGCCAGACGCCGTTCCAACAATGGCGGGCGCACATGCGCTATCAGCATCTTTACTGGCCGCTGATTGCCGCCTTGTCGCTGCCCTATATTGCGCTGGTGTTTGATTGGTCGGACCGATTGGGCAAAACTCCGTTGGCCGCTGAGGGTGTGCTGGCTGGGCGCAAAGGCTGGGCAGTATTTATTGCTAGCAAACTGTGCCACATTTTGGTGGTGCTGGTGATCCCGTTGGTAGTTTGCCAGCAACACGGCATTGGCTGGCAGACGGTGCTGATCGCCTATCTGCTGAGCCAGATGCTGGCCTCGCTGCTGGTGGTGTTCTTACTGTTGGGGACTCACTGGGCGCAGGCTGAGTTTTACGAGGTGCCAGAAGGAAGCCAAATGCCGCAGGGCTGGTATCGGCACAACTTTGCCACCGCCTGTGACTGGGAAACCTCGCCGAAGTGGATGCATCATCTGACCGGCGGGCTGAATTATCATCTCACCCACCATCTGTTCCCCGGCTGGAATCACCGCCATTATCCGGCGCTGGCCGCCATACTGGCCGAACTTGCGCCACGCTATGGCATGGATTATCGCTGCATCGGCTATCGTGAGCTGTTGCAAC
- a CDS encoding sterol desaturase family protein → MTDLVIPIIFMLCVVLGEALWLQKRNRGSVDWHDVIFNLNSGHIMLWLFRGLEIFCYGYVASHYSLGLVDSWPVALVWLFALLAWDFGFYWLHRLHHRFRLLWAVHVVHHQGEHFNLSLGVRNSWYSSLTSIPFFMLLALAGVPLSVFITVSILHYGIQLFNHNALTPKLGLLEKIFVTPAHHRVHHVNDLAYSNRNFGGSFIFWDKLFGTFGPSLPTEPFAYGVRGEKSSANPFWASNQPFLRYFKLPFKPSANSGRFRSSAWCMVSGALLLFALVLGYVYRFGYGYNGLTGEQAALFMLLAVGAVALGGIAEGRSWGVKTWLLVALAAPLLLLLALGWHQPYWWLMTCGIAVHGCAVAAGWGRQKEAAHG, encoded by the coding sequence ATGACCGATCTGGTAATACCGATAATATTTATGCTGTGCGTGGTGCTGGGCGAAGCCCTGTGGCTGCAAAAGCGCAACCGGGGCAGCGTTGATTGGCACGATGTGATCTTCAACCTCAACTCCGGGCATATCATGCTGTGGCTGTTCCGGGGGCTGGAGATCTTCTGCTATGGCTATGTGGCAAGCCATTACAGCCTGGGCTTGGTAGATAGCTGGCCGGTCGCGCTGGTGTGGTTGTTTGCCCTGCTGGCGTGGGACTTTGGTTTTTACTGGTTACACCGTCTGCATCACCGTTTCCGCCTGCTGTGGGCGGTGCATGTGGTGCATCACCAGGGCGAACACTTCAATCTGTCGTTGGGCGTACGTAACTCGTGGTATTCGTCATTAACGTCGATCCCGTTCTTTATGCTGCTGGCGCTGGCCGGTGTGCCGCTTTCGGTGTTTATCACCGTTTCGATCCTGCATTACGGCATTCAACTGTTTAACCATAATGCGCTGACCCCAAAGCTGGGCTTGCTGGAAAAAATCTTTGTTACCCCAGCGCATCATCGGGTACATCACGTCAACGATCTGGCCTATTCCAACCGTAACTTTGGCGGCAGCTTTATCTTCTGGGACAAGCTGTTTGGCACCTTTGGCCCATCGCTGCCAACCGAGCCTTTCGCCTATGGCGTACGCGGGGAGAAATCTTCGGCTAACCCGTTCTGGGCCAGTAATCAGCCGTTTTTGCGCTACTTCAAACTGCCTTTCAAACCCTCGGCCAATAGCGGCCGTTTCCGCAGTTCCGCCTGGTGCATGGTGAGTGGTGCGTTGCTGCTGTTCGCCCTGGTGCTGGGCTATGTTTATCGCTTCGGGTACGGCTACAACGGCCTGACTGGCGAGCAGGCGGCGCTGTTTATGCTGTTGGCGGTAGGCGCGGTGGCGCTGGGTGGGATTGCCGAAGGCCGTAGCTGGGGCGTAAAGACCTGGTTACTGGTGGCGTTGGCCGCTCCACTGCTGTTGTTGTTGGCGCTGGGGTGGCACCAACCTTACTGGTGGCTGATGACCTGCGGCATTGCCGTGCATGGCTGCGCCGTCGCCGCTGGTTGGGGACGCCAGAAGGAAGCTGCGCATGGCTGA